A genomic window from Deltaproteobacteria bacterium includes:
- a CDS encoding flagellar hook protein FlgE: MLTSLFTAISGMDANGTELSVIGDNIANMNTVGFKKSRVAFGDVLSQSITNSAGSVQVGRGVFVQEVGPLFTQGAFETTENALDLAIDGDGFFTVNDNGARYYTRAGHFEVNRDGYIVNSDSQRLQGYLADPSGNITGTNGDLQVIATQSPALITGSANVAVNLNAALEIETNAFTLDGDGDGTSNDPLNYSSSTTLSVYDSQGGTHQVTLYYTKTDDNEWDVHYVYQDPADTSRYLEATNSPQTLTFDTDGNLTGVTGSDPVFDFGTSVTANQSIDFDHTGTMQFASNFAVLKLDQDGYPSGSLRNLVISDAGMITGIFTNGQTRVIGQVTLAKFIAPTELAKLGRNLYAESYDSGQPIISAPATSGLGKVASNTLELSNVDLAVEFVKMISAQRGFQANSRIITATDDLMQEVVNLKR; encoded by the coding sequence ATGCTGACATCGCTGTTCACCGCAATCAGCGGAATGGACGCCAACGGTACCGAACTGTCCGTCATCGGCGACAACATCGCCAACATGAACACCGTCGGGTTCAAGAAGAGCCGCGTCGCCTTCGGCGACGTGCTGAGCCAGTCGATCACCAACTCCGCCGGGTCTGTCCAGGTCGGCCGCGGCGTCTTCGTCCAGGAGGTAGGCCCGCTCTTCACCCAGGGCGCCTTCGAGACCACGGAAAACGCCCTCGACCTTGCGATCGACGGCGACGGCTTCTTCACCGTGAACGACAACGGGGCGCGGTACTACACGCGGGCCGGGCATTTCGAAGTCAACCGCGACGGATACATCGTGAACTCCGACAGCCAGCGGCTCCAGGGATACCTCGCGGACCCATCCGGGAACATCACCGGAACGAACGGCGACCTCCAGGTCATCGCCACGCAGAGCCCCGCGCTGATTACCGGCTCCGCGAACGTCGCTGTGAACCTCAACGCCGCTCTCGAAATCGAAACGAACGCTTTCACGCTCGACGGGGACGGCGACGGAACGTCGAACGACCCGCTGAATTACAGCTCGTCCACGACGCTCTCCGTTTACGACTCCCAGGGCGGCACCCACCAGGTGACCCTCTACTACACGAAGACCGACGACAACGAATGGGATGTCCACTACGTCTACCAGGACCCGGCCGACACCTCCCGATACCTTGAGGCGACGAACAGCCCTCAGACGCTGACTTTCGACACGGACGGAAACCTGACGGGCGTGACGGGCAGCGACCCCGTGTTCGATTTCGGCACGAGCGTAACGGCGAACCAGAGCATAGATTTCGACCACACCGGCACGATGCAGTTCGCCTCGAACTTCGCGGTGCTGAAATTGGACCAGGACGGTTATCCGTCCGGTTCCTTGCGCAACCTCGTCATATCGGACGCCGGGATGATCACGGGCATCTTCACGAACGGGCAGACACGCGTCATAGGCCAGGTGACCCTGGCGAAGTTCATCGCCCCGACCGAGCTGGCGAAACTCGGGCGGAACCTCTACGCGGAATCGTACGACTCCGGGCAGCCGATCATCAGCGCCCCTGCGACCTCCGGGCTCGGCAAGGTCGCTTCGAACACGCTGGAACTCAGCAACGTCGATTTGGCGGTGGAGTTCGTAAAGATGATCTCCGCACAGAGAGGATTCCAGGCGAACTCACGCATCATCACGGCGACCGATGACCTGATGCAGGAGGTCGTCAACCTGAAGAGATAA